One segment of Vagococcus martis DNA contains the following:
- the rbsK gene encoding ribokinase encodes MNHVTIIGSINLDTTLRVKEMAKPGETIHAIEHFTAGGGKGANQGVASKRSGAKTSFIGAIGNDAAGNVMLELLEGEEIDVTHVKTIDNESTGQAFITVDESGENSIMIYAGANNHVTNELASSCQSVIESSDFLIAQFESAITGTIEAFKLAKNSNVKTILNPAPAVKNISSELLALTDVIIPNETETELITGIELTDDESIKKAAEALHDLGIEMVIITLGSRGAYYDYKEQSGFVSAYKVKAVDTTAAGDTFIGALASKLKQDFSNIEEAIDYGNKASSLTVQRYGAQPSIPFEHEIKETY; translated from the coding sequence ATGAATCATGTAACGATTATTGGAAGTATTAATCTAGATACGACATTACGAGTTAAAGAAATGGCTAAACCGGGAGAAACGATTCATGCAATAGAACATTTTACTGCAGGTGGTGGTAAAGGTGCAAATCAAGGTGTAGCAAGCAAACGATCTGGAGCAAAAACGTCATTCATTGGAGCAATAGGAAATGACGCAGCTGGAAACGTAATGTTAGAGTTATTAGAAGGAGAAGAAATTGATGTGACACATGTCAAAACGATTGACAATGAGTCAACAGGGCAAGCCTTTATTACGGTTGATGAGTCTGGTGAAAATAGCATTATGATTTATGCTGGAGCTAATAATCACGTTACAAATGAATTAGCAAGCAGTTGTCAATCTGTGATTGAATCAAGTGATTTTTTAATTGCACAGTTTGAAAGTGCTATCACAGGAACAATAGAAGCATTTAAACTGGCTAAAAATTCAAACGTTAAAACAATTTTAAATCCAGCACCAGCTGTGAAAAATATTTCGAGTGAGCTACTAGCTTTAACAGATGTTATTATTCCAAATGAAACAGAAACAGAATTAATTACAGGCATTGAGTTGACTGATGATGAGTCGATAAAAAAAGCAGCAGAGGCCCTACATGATTTAGGTATCGAGATGGTGATTATCACACTTGGTAGTCGTGGTGCTTATTATGACTACAAAGAACAATCAGGTTTTGTTTCAGCTTATAAAGTGAAAGCGGTCGACACAACTGCCGCAGGGGATACATTTATTGGGGCATTGGCAAGTAAACTAAAACAAGATTTCTCTAATATTGAAGAAGCAATTGATTATGGTAATAAAGCATCATCACTAACAGTTCAACGATACGGTGCTCAACCAAGTATTCCGTTTGAACATGAAATAAAGGAGACATATTAA
- a CDS encoding GNAT family N-acetyltransferase: MEISQEMVLKEHSVMETPRCLLRKITLDDVDDMYDYCSMKEVSHYTKFSAHQSKEETYTVIEQIFIPKQLTKWGIELKETNKLIGTIDFMSIDKDCATIGYALSKKYWGQGIVPEVAERLLQLSFEKLDLKVVYATHHKDNLNSGKVMQKIGMKKIGTDYYINFKNKPLVETMKYAITFEDYFKR, encoded by the coding sequence ATGGAAATATCACAAGAGATGGTATTAAAAGAACATAGTGTGATGGAAACACCACGTTGCTTATTACGAAAGATTACGTTAGATGATGTTGATGATATGTATGATTATTGTTCGATGAAAGAAGTAAGTCATTATACAAAATTCAGCGCACATCAGTCAAAAGAAGAAACATACACTGTCATTGAGCAAATTTTTATCCCAAAACAACTTACCAAGTGGGGTATTGAATTAAAAGAGACAAACAAACTAATCGGGACGATTGATTTTATGTCCATTGATAAAGACTGTGCTACGATTGGATATGCACTGTCTAAGAAATACTGGGGTCAAGGTATTGTGCCAGAAGTAGCGGAGAGATTACTTCAACTATCTTTTGAAAAACTCGATTTAAAAGTAGTTTATGCGACCCATCATAAAGATAATCTCAATTCAGGTAAAGTGATGCAAAAAATTGGGATGAAGAAAATAGGCACAGATTATTATATCAATTTTAAAAACAAGCCACTTGTTGAAACAATGAAGTATGCCATTACATTTGAAGATTATTTTAAAAGATAG
- a CDS encoding helix-turn-helix transcriptional regulator, protein MNYSNYVSKAITSIQQHIDEEISLDKISDYIGYSNYHFHRLFKKETGYSLYDYIKQQRLVKASLLLKHSELSILDISILSFFNSQEAFTRAFKNKFQIPPKKFRMLHKNIMNKGDYLMTNQKSTIPGWFKSGLASNKYDMAIDTNITHISNQSAKLFSICDDFNDEEFGTIMQQFKAEKFKGKRVKFSAFLKTELSNGSSGLWVRIDSKYYDMLAFDNMKDRLITESTDWNFYSCVLDVPLQADVINIGILLLGQGTVWINSCQFQEVPNTEKVTEISPSHFVPDSPEHLDFS, encoded by the coding sequence ATGAATTATTCTAACTATGTTTCTAAAGCAATTACTTCTATACAACAACATATTGACGAAGAAATAAGTCTAGATAAAATATCAGATTACATTGGTTATTCAAATTATCATTTTCATAGATTATTTAAGAAAGAAACTGGCTATTCACTTTACGACTATATTAAACAACAAAGATTAGTAAAAGCCTCTCTTCTCTTAAAGCACTCTGAACTAAGCATATTAGATATTTCTATTCTTTCCTTTTTTAACTCTCAAGAAGCTTTCACTCGAGCATTTAAAAATAAATTTCAAATTCCACCGAAAAAGTTCCGAATGTTACATAAAAATATCATGAATAAAGGAGACTACCTAATGACTAATCAAAAATCTACTATTCCCGGATGGTTTAAATCAGGATTGGCAAGTAATAAATACGATATGGCTATTGATACTAATATTACACATATATCTAACCAATCAGCAAAACTATTTTCCATTTGTGATGACTTTAATGACGAAGAATTTGGGACAATCATGCAACAATTCAAAGCGGAAAAGTTTAAAGGAAAACGTGTGAAATTCTCAGCTTTTTTAAAAACTGAATTATCCAATGGGTCCAGTGGTTTATGGGTTCGGATTGATTCAAAATATTATGACATGCTTGCATTTGATAATATGAAAGATAGATTAATTACGGAAAGTACAGATTGGAACTTTTATTCATGTGTTTTAGACGTTCCATTACAAGCAGATGTGATCAACATCGGTATTCTATTACTTGGGCAAGGAACCGTATGGATCAATTCATGTCAATTTCAAGAAGTACCTAATACAGAAAAAGTGACAGAGATTTCTCCTAGTCACTTTGTTCCAGATTCACCAGAACACTTAGATTTTTCCTAA
- a CDS encoding DUF4129 domain-containing transglutaminase family protein, producing MTREITAGKETLYDKVKAVESYLKISSQYRYSKSGTRHVPKNSDYVEFFLFESKVGYCDNFSSAMSVMLRSIGIPTRWVKGFSQGQVRETQDDYSVYNIRNSDAHSWVEVYFEGSDWVPFEPTPSFTGTQQVQEQKKEEKTTPSSSDKKENNTQPSSTQSAKSVTRNQQENRESIIDKIKLFFDDNKKVVTFVSQIACLVLVMLILLIVFKYRYFMGLLISIGILKRSFTRIYRLLLKQIEGKLPRENSETLNSYAEKVSGEMPEISVTFSELTREYEAVTYGVRKDVTVSENQKNNILDLSKYLIKTKKNT from the coding sequence TTGACACGTGAAATAACAGCTGGTAAAGAGACCCTCTATGATAAAGTTAAAGCGGTTGAGTCTTATTTGAAAATATCTTCTCAATATCGCTATTCAAAATCAGGTACTCGACATGTTCCTAAAAATAGTGATTACGTTGAATTTTTCTTGTTTGAATCCAAAGTCGGTTACTGTGACAATTTTTCAAGTGCCATGAGTGTCATGTTACGAAGCATTGGGATTCCAACGCGATGGGTGAAGGGATTTAGTCAGGGGCAAGTCCGAGAAACACAAGATGATTATAGTGTTTATAATATTCGAAACTCTGATGCCCATTCATGGGTTGAAGTCTATTTTGAAGGAAGTGACTGGGTTCCATTTGAGCCAACCCCAAGTTTTACTGGAACACAACAAGTCCAAGAACAGAAAAAAGAAGAAAAAACGACACCATCTTCAAGTGATAAAAAAGAAAATAATACACAACCAAGTTCTACTCAGTCAGCAAAAAGTGTTACCAGAAATCAACAAGAAAATCGAGAAAGCATTATAGATAAAATTAAATTATTTTTCGATGATAATAAGAAAGTTGTAACATTTGTCAGTCAAATAGCTTGTTTAGTATTAGTCATGCTCATTCTGCTTATAGTATTTAAGTATCGCTATTTTATGGGACTACTGATTAGTATAGGGATATTAAAACGATCATTTACACGTATTTATCGTTTGCTACTAAAACAGATAGAAGGAAAATTACCACGTGAAAATAGTGAAACCCTGAATTCTTATGCTGAGAAAGTTTCTGGAGAGATGCCTGAAATTAGTGTGACATTTAGTGAGTTAACTCGTGAGTATGAAGCAGTAACTTACGGTGTTAGAAAAGATGTGACAGTATCAGAAAATCAAAAAAATAACATACTCGATTTATCAAAATATCTGATAAAAACAAAGAAGAACACTTAG
- a CDS encoding DUF58 domain-containing protein, giving the protein MSYKVKNRLHFISYTVLFLVVLFYTLTFLTTIGWILIVFMSMTLIVSFIGIKLADVEKISVKLDNYLLTSKKETITTEVTIQKNMSGVVFFPVLKISISELGFTKYIYGYTGKRETIQIEWQANQRGHYEEIQVELVSRDLFYLFLKDYKQNVTVDWNILPQTFTNTQGLMRLFQFVFRKQALGEASYDIKGYRTYTHGDSMKQVDWKVSSKQQEIMVKEFSYEKEELPIFVFYGQTSFYFEAMLDVFYNVYNQFEHSPTSFYLLGEGVDEEKIDDVMSFATIRKKETIELARFLREKNKSAIVFVPELTERIKQEISDCDSSLTIQTITYQDIKEGGDIA; this is encoded by the coding sequence ATGTCATACAAAGTAAAAAATCGACTTCATTTCATTAGTTATACTGTATTATTTTTAGTTGTATTGTTTTATACTTTGACGTTTCTAACGACAATAGGATGGATTCTTATTGTCTTTATGTCGATGACTTTAATCGTTTCTTTTATAGGAATAAAGTTAGCTGACGTTGAAAAAATCAGTGTTAAGCTTGATAATTATTTGTTAACGAGCAAGAAGGAAACTATTACAACAGAGGTGACGATTCAAAAAAATATGTCAGGTGTTGTTTTTTTTCCTGTATTAAAGATATCGATTAGTGAGCTAGGGTTTACAAAATATATTTATGGGTATACTGGCAAAAGAGAGACCATCCAAATCGAATGGCAAGCCAATCAAAGAGGGCATTATGAAGAAATACAGGTTGAGTTAGTGTCTAGAGACTTATTTTATTTGTTTTTAAAGGATTATAAACAAAATGTCACGGTTGATTGGAATATTTTACCTCAAACATTTACCAACACACAGGGATTAATGAGGCTGTTTCAATTTGTTTTTAGAAAGCAAGCGTTAGGTGAGGCTTCTTATGACATAAAAGGTTACAGAACATACACTCATGGAGACTCGATGAAACAAGTTGATTGGAAAGTATCTAGTAAACAGCAAGAAATCATGGTTAAAGAGTTTTCTTATGAAAAAGAAGAACTGCCAATTTTTGTTTTCTATGGGCAAACGAGTTTTTATTTTGAGGCCATGTTAGACGTGTTTTATAATGTCTACAATCAATTTGAGCACTCACCAACCTCTTTTTATTTATTAGGTGAAGGGGTTGATGAAGAGAAAATAGATGATGTGATGTCATTTGCTACTATTCGAAAAAAAGAAACCATCGAATTAGCCCGATTTTTAAGAGAGAAAAATAAAAGTGCCATTGTATTTGTACCAGAACTAACCGAGAGAATCAAACAAGAAATTAGTGATTGTGATTCGTCACTAACGATTCAAACTATCACCTACCAAGATATAAAAGAAGGTGGGGATATAGCATGA
- a CDS encoding AAA family ATPase, with translation MQESVEKINLIINEVKKVVLGKDDVVKLTLTCLLSGGHALFEDVPGTGKTMLVKTLAKTIQTDFSRIQATPDLLPSDILGVSIFDVTEQRFVFHPGPIFTTICLVDEINRTTPKTQAALLEAMAEKRVTIDNDTYQLPDSFFVLATQNPIDYEGTYHLPEAQLDRFMMKLQIGYPSFNDELSLIMGSDRSLINVQPVINLEDIAILKEMASNVVITESIASYALELVTATRKHPAIELGISPRGSEDFIKSAKAFALINGRDFVLPDDLQYLFPYIASHRLKFKHLGTKKQENILQEILEKIDIPVKR, from the coding sequence ATGCAAGAATCTGTCGAAAAAATAAATTTAATTATAAATGAAGTTAAAAAGGTTGTTTTAGGGAAAGATGATGTTGTTAAACTAACGTTAACTTGTTTATTATCAGGTGGTCATGCCTTATTTGAAGATGTACCAGGTACCGGTAAAACAATGTTAGTAAAAACACTTGCTAAAACAATTCAAACAGACTTTTCTAGAATTCAAGCGACGCCAGATTTATTGCCAAGCGATATTTTAGGGGTGTCGATTTTTGATGTTACAGAGCAGCGATTTGTGTTTCATCCTGGACCAATCTTTACAACCATTTGTTTAGTCGATGAAATTAATCGGACCACGCCTAAAACACAAGCAGCTTTGCTAGAAGCGATGGCTGAAAAACGGGTGACAATAGATAATGATACCTATCAATTACCGGATAGTTTTTTTGTGTTAGCGACTCAAAATCCTATTGACTACGAAGGGACGTATCATTTACCAGAAGCTCAGTTAGACCGATTTATGATGAAATTACAGATAGGTTATCCAAGTTTTAATGATGAACTATCACTTATTATGGGGTCAGATAGGTCGTTAATTAATGTGCAACCTGTGATTAACTTGGAGGATATTGCCATTTTAAAAGAAATGGCTTCTAATGTTGTCATTACTGAATCCATTGCATCATATGCATTGGAACTAGTCACAGCAACGAGAAAACATCCTGCTATAGAATTAGGTATTAGTCCTAGAGGGAGTGAAGATTTTATCAAAAGTGCGAAAGCTTTCGCCTTAATTAATGGACGAGATTTTGTATTACCAGATGATTTGCAGTATCTCTTTCCATATATTGCATCACACAGGCTAAAATTTAAACACTTAGGAACTAAGAAACAAGAGAATATCTTGCAAGAAATATTGGAGAAGATTGATATACCAGTTAAGAGGTGA
- a CDS encoding threonine aldolase family protein, which yields MISFANDYLEGAHEKVLNRLIETNMEQEFGYGSDSYSEEAIEKIKELIECPNASIRFLVGGTQTNQVVIDSVLDKFEGVLAPETGHINVREAGAIEYSGHKVLTLPSEKGKISAQSVNDYLDLFNQDETKEHMVTPGMVYISFPTEYGTLYSYDELEELSRVCHENNLPLFIDGARLGYGLVSDEADVTMKDIARFSDVFYIGGTKIGALCGEAVVFTKNNEPKQFVSIVKQHGALLAKGRLLGVQFLTLFTDNLYFDISKHAVDMSQKIKRAFLDKGYELYFDSPTNQQFVIMTNEQVKELNEHMSFATWEKYDDLHMVIRFVTSWGTSEENVEKLISYI from the coding sequence ATGATATCATTTGCAAATGACTACCTTGAAGGTGCTCATGAAAAAGTTTTAAATCGGCTTATCGAAACAAATATGGAACAGGAATTTGGTTACGGATCTGATTCCTATTCAGAAGAAGCAATCGAAAAAATAAAAGAATTAATAGAGTGTCCTAATGCTTCCATTCGTTTTTTAGTTGGTGGAACTCAAACAAATCAAGTTGTGATTGATTCTGTTTTAGATAAGTTTGAAGGAGTACTAGCACCAGAAACTGGGCATATCAATGTTCGTGAGGCTGGAGCCATCGAGTATAGTGGCCATAAGGTATTAACCTTACCATCTGAAAAAGGAAAAATTTCAGCTCAATCAGTTAATGACTATTTGGATTTATTTAACCAAGATGAAACCAAAGAACACATGGTGACGCCAGGTATGGTTTATATTTCATTTCCTACTGAGTACGGGACACTTTATTCATATGATGAGCTTGAAGAATTGTCGAGAGTTTGTCATGAGAATAATCTGCCTTTATTTATTGATGGTGCTAGACTTGGCTATGGATTGGTTAGTGATGAGGCAGATGTGACAATGAAAGATATTGCACGTTTTTCTGATGTGTTTTATATTGGTGGAACTAAAATAGGTGCTTTATGTGGAGAAGCAGTTGTTTTTACTAAAAACAATGAGCCTAAACAATTTGTTTCAATCGTCAAACAACATGGCGCTTTACTCGCTAAAGGAAGGTTACTAGGGGTTCAGTTTTTAACGTTATTTACAGATAACCTTTATTTTGACATTAGTAAGCATGCAGTCGACATGTCACAAAAAATTAAACGAGCTTTCTTAGATAAAGGCTATGAGTTATACTTTGATTCACCAACAAATCAACAATTTGTCATTATGACAAACGAACAAGTTAAAGAGTTAAACGAGCATATGTCGTTTGCAACATGGGAAAAATATGATGACCTCCATATGGTTATAAGATTTGTTACAAGTTGGGGGACGTCAGAAGAAAATGTTGAAAAATTAATTTCATATATTTAA
- a CDS encoding helix-turn-helix transcriptional regulator, giving the protein MSSQERILTIFIRLLQGDTLSKVDLMKEFQKNGSTIQRDIAIIDELLHKLNSKLPISKFSPFKELGEINRSKRGYYQLTEFKERSYMDDYELFMIFKVLFASRGFHKHDLEKIYHKLFTSVDDKSIMDKLLANERFYYDGVPETDIYPSLKLLVQAMLNQQMVEFTYTKNGETKVFKRQPIDIYFSDLYFFMISAKHTAKDDTDFNELNKFRINNMKKIKVLNERQSLDYTNRFQGGILRNQTALPFFGEPITLIIDFYYDPVYVLDRFPNSVIKQVNKDGSHRIEIPANNGYGVKMWLLEQGSHVKVISPKYMQQYLVDNMKKTLSYYDINLNE; this is encoded by the coding sequence ATGTCTAGTCAAGAAAGAATACTCACGATTTTTATTCGACTGCTTCAAGGGGATACTCTATCTAAAGTAGACTTGATGAAAGAATTTCAAAAAAACGGTAGCACTATCCAACGAGATATAGCCATTATCGATGAGTTACTTCATAAATTAAATTCAAAACTCCCAATTTCAAAATTTTCACCCTTTAAAGAATTAGGAGAAATTAATCGCAGTAAAAGAGGCTACTATCAACTAACTGAATTTAAAGAACGGTCTTACATGGATGATTATGAGTTGTTTATGATTTTCAAAGTATTATTTGCTAGTAGAGGGTTCCACAAGCATGACTTAGAAAAAATTTATCATAAATTATTTACAAGTGTGGATGACAAATCCATTATGGATAAATTACTGGCTAATGAGCGTTTCTATTACGATGGTGTACCGGAAACAGATATCTATCCTTCTTTAAAACTATTAGTTCAAGCCATGCTAAATCAACAAATGGTCGAATTCACCTATACAAAAAATGGTGAAACAAAAGTGTTTAAACGGCAACCTATTGATATTTATTTCTCTGATTTATACTTTTTTATGATTTCAGCAAAGCATACTGCCAAAGATGACACAGATTTTAATGAATTAAATAAGTTTCGTATTAACAATATGAAAAAAATTAAAGTATTAAATGAACGGCAATCACTTGATTATACAAATCGTTTTCAAGGTGGTATTTTGAGAAATCAAACGGCTTTACCTTTTTTTGGCGAGCCGATTACATTGATTATTGATTTTTATTATGACCCTGTTTATGTACTAGACCGCTTTCCAAATTCTGTTATAAAACAGGTTAATAAAGATGGCAGTCACCGTATAGAAATCCCAGCTAACAATGGTTATGGCGTGAAAATGTGGTTGCTTGAGCAAGGATCTCATGTAAAAGTCATCTCACCAAAGTACATGCAACAATACCTTGTAGATAACATGAAAAAGACACTATCATACTATGATATTAATCTAAATGAATAA
- the folP gene encoding dihydropteroate synthase: MFKDKPIMGILNVTPDSFSDGGDFSDVNLAITHAKEMIADGVDIIDIGGQSTRPGYVEIATNQEMMRVIPVIEAIRDFSDIPISIDTYFPEVAKAAIEAGANIVNDIKGMDMDGMAEVVASYNVPVIIMHSRSRQEEVSIFDDLAQFYQEKIEQCQSYNIPKENICFDPGIGFHKSMEDNELILSYPEKCRYEDYPLLYGVSRKRTIAHLINEDKPKERDFGTVAASLFSLEKGVEIVRVHNVKGMKDTLTVWNKLSR, from the coding sequence ATGTTTAAAGATAAACCAATTATGGGCATATTAAATGTGACACCAGATTCTTTTTCAGATGGTGGTGATTTTAGTGATGTCAATTTAGCCATTACTCATGCTAAAGAGATGATTGCTGATGGCGTGGATATTATTGATATCGGGGGTCAATCAACAAGACCAGGATATGTCGAAATTGCTACAAATCAAGAGATGATGCGAGTTATACCAGTCATTGAAGCGATACGAGATTTTAGTGATATTCCTATTTCAATAGACACTTATTTTCCTGAAGTGGCAAAAGCAGCAATCGAAGCTGGAGCAAATATTGTCAATGATATTAAAGGAATGGATATGGATGGTATGGCAGAAGTAGTGGCATCTTATAATGTGCCAGTCATTATCATGCATTCACGCTCGCGCCAAGAAGAGGTATCCATTTTTGATGACTTAGCTCAGTTTTATCAAGAAAAAATTGAACAATGCCAATCGTATAATATTCCAAAAGAAAACATTTGTTTTGATCCAGGGATTGGATTTCATAAATCAATGGAAGATAATGAACTCATTTTATCTTATCCAGAAAAATGTCGTTATGAGGATTATCCATTACTTTACGGGGTATCTAGAAAACGGACAATCGCCCACTTAATTAATGAAGATAAACCAAAAGAACGAGATTTCGGAACAGTAGCAGCTTCTCTTTTCTCATTGGAAAAAGGAGTGGAGATAGTAAGAGTTCACAACGTAAAAGGAATGAAAGACACGCTAACTGTGTGGAATAAATTAAGCCGATAA
- a CDS encoding non-canonical purine NTP pyrophosphatase, which translates to MQLILASNNKNKIRELQLAFPSETIESYTTYSEPIDVVENGKTYVENALIKAKEIARIIQKPVIGDDGGLELCAFPDKLGIQTSRFFEKGLTDRQMNEQLLNLLEHESDRRFKLHASLVLYNLEDKPVIVEKVLTGRVSKTICEGGGYGFDSILIPTGYTQTLSLLSMEQRDELSPRNQAFNELIRRR; encoded by the coding sequence ATGCAGTTAATTTTAGCTAGTAATAATAAAAATAAAATACGCGAATTACAACTGGCATTTCCAAGTGAAACGATAGAATCTTATACGACATATAGTGAACCAATTGATGTCGTGGAAAATGGTAAAACCTATGTAGAAAATGCGTTGATTAAGGCTAAGGAGATTGCGAGAATCATTCAAAAACCTGTCATAGGAGATGATGGGGGATTAGAATTGTGTGCTTTTCCTGATAAGTTGGGGATTCAGACATCACGTTTTTTTGAAAAGGGATTAACAGACAGGCAAATGAACGAGCAATTATTGAATTTATTAGAACACGAGAGTGACAGACGATTTAAATTGCATGCTAGTTTAGTTTTATATAACCTTGAAGATAAACCAGTCATTGTCGAAAAAGTATTAACAGGACGGGTATCAAAGACCATTTGTGAAGGTGGCGGGTATGGGTTTGATTCGATTTTAATTCCAACCGGATACACTCAGACTCTTTCGTTACTTAGTATGGAGCAACGTGATGAACTTAGTCCAAGAAATCAGGCGTTTAATGAATTAATACGGAGGCGTTAA
- the folE gene encoding GTP cyclohydrolase I FolE, translating to MELEKQMQIEEAVKTILTAIGEDVDRDGLKETPKRVAKMYAEVFSSVQEKEFTNYKVFPSLNEDDMVLVKDIEFYSMCEHHLLPFFGKAHVAYIPSDNKVLGLSKVARMVEFCAKRPNVQEDLTIQIANLINEKVKTKGVAVSIEAEHMCMAMRGVKARGSVTKTFHYQGVFKEDKDVKNDFLRALD from the coding sequence ATGGAATTAGAAAAGCAAATGCAGATTGAAGAAGCAGTGAAGACGATTTTGACAGCGATTGGAGAAGATGTTGATCGCGATGGATTAAAAGAAACACCAAAACGTGTTGCGAAAATGTATGCCGAAGTCTTTTCTTCAGTTCAAGAAAAAGAATTTACAAACTACAAAGTCTTTCCAAGTTTAAATGAAGATGACATGGTCTTGGTTAAAGATATTGAGTTTTATTCAATGTGTGAGCATCACTTATTGCCATTCTTTGGAAAAGCACACGTTGCCTATATTCCAAGTGATAATAAAGTATTGGGTCTAAGTAAAGTGGCTCGAATGGTTGAATTTTGTGCGAAACGACCAAATGTTCAAGAAGATTTAACGATTCAAATTGCCAACTTAATCAATGAAAAAGTTAAAACAAAAGGCGTTGCCGTATCGATTGAAGCAGAGCATATGTGTATGGCAATGCGTGGTGTAAAAGCTCGCGGTAGTGTGACGAAAACATTCCATTATCAAGGTGTGTTTAAAGAAGATAAAGATGTTAAAAACGACTTTTTACGAGCGTTAGACTAG
- the folK gene encoding 2-amino-4-hydroxy-6-hydroxymethyldihydropteridine diphosphokinase, with protein sequence METYLALGSNMGDSLHYLKQAVEQLNQHSEISVLSKSDIYETDPYGDVPQDDYLNTVIKIETTLSPHELLKTVNDVEANLDRERLVRWGPRTIDIDIVLMGDLEIETPDLIIPHKEITKRSFVLIPLKDVYTKEIIKGKSLDEWIELSGNADEVRQTNESWD encoded by the coding sequence ATGGAAACCTATTTGGCACTTGGAAGTAATATGGGGGATTCACTTCATTATCTAAAACAAGCAGTGGAACAGTTGAATCAACATAGTGAGATTAGTGTTTTAAGTAAGTCAGACATCTATGAAACAGATCCATATGGTGATGTACCACAGGATGATTATTTAAATACTGTCATAAAAATTGAAACAACATTGTCTCCGCATGAGTTATTAAAAACGGTGAATGACGTCGAAGCGAATTTAGATAGAGAACGATTGGTGAGATGGGGACCAAGGACGATAGATATTGACATTGTGTTAATGGGCGATTTAGAAATTGAAACACCTGATTTAATCATTCCACATAAAGAAATCACGAAACGCTCTTTTGTGTTGATTCCTTTAAAAGATGTCTACACTAAAGAAATAATTAAAGGAAAATCACTTGATGAATGGATTGAGTTATCAGGAAATGCTGATGAGGTCAGACAGACAAATGAAAGTTGGGATTAG
- the folB gene encoding dihydroneopterin aldolase translates to MGKVRINNMLVYTYNGVMGEEKVLGQKLELDIELTLPLEKAGKTDDLHQTISYADVYTDVKTALESKSFDLIEAVTYHVLDILGEKYGDMLEHALVRTRKYHVPIAGFFDNVEIEMERDY, encoded by the coding sequence ATGGGAAAAGTTAGAATTAATAACATGCTAGTTTATACGTATAACGGTGTAATGGGAGAAGAAAAAGTACTAGGACAAAAACTAGAATTAGATATAGAGTTGACGTTACCGCTAGAAAAAGCAGGTAAAACAGATGATTTACATCAAACTATTAGCTATGCTGATGTGTATACAGATGTCAAAACAGCGTTGGAATCTAAATCATTTGATTTGATAGAAGCTGTTACTTACCATGTGCTAGATATATTAGGTGAAAAATATGGTGATATGCTTGAGCATGCTCTAGTTAGAACGAGAAAATATCATGTCCCAATTGCCGGTTTTTTTGATAATGTCGAAATAGAAATGGAAAGAGATTATTAA